A DNA window from Syntrophorhabdaceae bacterium contains the following coding sequences:
- a CDS encoding (Fe-S)-binding protein: protein MEDLKELKKIEKYADQCMKCGFCSFFCPVYQEEKVETAVARGKNYLVRQALKGEQKFTPEMGNIIGKCLLCKRCVANCPAKTQIDRVVVGARAQMVKNKGLGFIKNFAFRKVMSNRKAFGRYVKMAKAFQWMMPTTEGKIRHLPDFLKALGAGRNIPTLADKFLRDVVQRVNKPKNGKAPVMRVGFFSGCAMDFIFPEIALKMIDVLTNHGVEVVVPEEQNCCGAAIYFSGDFETGRMLAEKNIEAFKDFDYVVTGCGTCSSTLKDYQKYLPDTEDQQKRYEAFEKKVKDSTEFLIDVLKINPEEFKLKKEFVGKTATWHDPCHLVRYQNIKEQPRAILKALKGLNYVEMPNADMCCGMGGSFSVYHYDLSKKIALKKMDGIKTTGADIVVTACPGCMINLIDNVLQNKMPQKVHHYLELIE, encoded by the coding sequence TTGGAAGATCTAAAAGAACTTAAAAAAATTGAAAAATATGCAGACCAGTGCATGAAATGCGGCTTTTGCAGCTTTTTCTGCCCTGTCTATCAGGAAGAAAAGGTGGAAACTGCCGTGGCGAGGGGGAAAAACTATCTCGTGAGGCAGGCCCTCAAGGGGGAGCAGAAGTTTACCCCCGAAATGGGTAACATTATCGGGAAGTGCCTCCTTTGCAAGAGATGTGTGGCCAACTGTCCCGCCAAGACCCAGATCGACCGGGTGGTGGTAGGCGCACGAGCCCAGATGGTCAAGAATAAGGGGCTCGGCTTCATCAAGAACTTTGCCTTCCGTAAGGTGATGTCAAACAGGAAGGCTTTCGGACGTTACGTAAAGATGGCGAAGGCGTTTCAGTGGATGATGCCCACCACGGAGGGTAAGATCCGCCATCTGCCCGATTTCCTCAAGGCCCTGGGCGCGGGCAGGAATATTCCCACCCTCGCAGACAAGTTCCTGAGGGACGTGGTGCAGCGGGTGAACAAGCCGAAGAACGGAAAAGCACCCGTAATGAGGGTCGGCTTCTTCTCGGGATGCGCCATGGACTTCATTTTTCCCGAAATTGCCCTTAAAATGATAGACGTTCTTACGAATCACGGCGTGGAGGTGGTCGTTCCGGAGGAGCAGAACTGCTGCGGCGCCGCCATCTACTTCAGCGGCGATTTCGAAACAGGGAGGATGCTCGCCGAAAAGAATATCGAGGCCTTCAAGGATTTCGATTACGTGGTGACGGGCTGCGGCACGTGCAGCTCAACCCTCAAGGACTACCAGAAGTATCTTCCCGACACGGAAGATCAGCAAAAGAGGTACGAGGCCTTCGAAAAGAAGGTGAAGGACAGCACGGAATTTCTCATCGACGTGCTGAAAATAAACCCGGAGGAATTCAAGCTCAAAAAGGAATTCGTGGGGAAGACCGCGACATGGCACGATCCATGCCACCTCGTACGGTATCAGAACATAAAGGAACAGCCGAGGGCGATCCTCAAGGCCCTGAAAGGGCTCAACTACGTGGAGATGCCGAATGCCGACATGTGCTGCGGGATGGGCGGCTCTTTCAGTGTCTATCACTATGATCTATCAAAGAAGATAGCGCTCAAAAAGATGGACGGCATCAAGACGACGGGCGCCGATATCGTGGTGACCGCCTGCCCGGGATGCATGATCAACCTTATCGACAACGTCCTGCAGAACAAGATGCCCCAGAAGGTACACCACTACCTGGAGCTTATAGAGTAA